The stretch of DNA GAAGTATCTCGGCTTCCTGATCAAGGAACATCTTCAGCTGCTCGGGTGTGGTGACGTTGATCTTTGCCGTCCACTCGGGCTTCTCGATCTCCAATGGGGCGTCGAGCAGGGCGATCTTCGCGTTCTCAACCCTCTTAGGCATAGCAGGGTGGACAACCTCCTTGTCTAGCACAATCCCTTTCACGAGCACGGTTTCCGTGATGCTTTCGCCTCTCTTTTTCTCGACCTTAATGTCGTCAAGACTCAGCTTGTAGCCGCCATCTTTCTTCTCTACAACCTGTAACGCCGCATCGACAATTATCTTAGATAGGAACTCCTTGAACTCTGCAACAACCTTACTCGATAGAGCGGTTTGAGAGATTTTCTCGAGCACGTTTCTATCAAGAGGATCAACCTTCTCAGCTATTTCATCAACTATCCGAGTTGCTTCGACGAGAGCTTTCTCAAAGCCCTCGGTGATAACCGTCGGGTGGACGTCTTGATCGATGAGTTCCTCTGCCGCAGTGAGGAGCTGCCCTGCCAGGACCACGACGCTCGTGGTTCCGTCTCCGACTTCGTCATCCTGAGCCTTAGCTACTTCTACAAGCATTTTAGCCGCTGGATGCTGCACCTCCATCTCTTTTAGGATGGTGGCTCCGTCACCGGTAATCGTAGCATTGCCAAATGAGTCGACAAGAAGCTTATCCATGCCTCTTGGCCCTAGAGAGCTAGCCAGAGCCTCGGCAATTACTCTAGCTGCATAGATGTTTGCCTTGCGCGCGTCTCTCCCAGTCGTTCTCTGAGTTCCCTCTTTCAGTATTAAAACAGGTATTTGACCCGCCGGCTGTGCCATCCCGTTCACCTTCAGCACCTCAAGAAAAACATCGCTTCTATAAATACTTTACGCTTAGGAAGAGATAAATATCCTAGATGGTTTGTTGATAGCCATGCCCAGTCGCGCCAATGATGGCCATGCGAAAGAAAGCGTTGTTTTTATACTAGTTCTCCTAATCTCTGTACTCTTAATTTTCTCGCTTAGTTACATTCTGCGAACGCAGGTTCCCTTAGCCGTCGTCTCGAGCTGGTCAATGGAGCCGACACTTCACGTAGGAGATATCGTAGTTGTAGTAGGCTCAGAGTCCTATTCGGTAGGTGACATCGTTGTATACGAGTCTCCTTCTGGTCTAATCGTGCATCGGATCGTGCTAATAGCAGGTAATACGTACGTGACAAAGGGCGACGCAAATCCCTACCCTGACAGCCTTCATCCTTCTTTCTCATCGATAAAGGGCAAAGTGGTTCTCGTAATACCTTACATTGGCACGATAAAGCTTGCCTTCGAGTCTCTCATTAGAGGTTAGAGCCTACTAATTTTCTACAAGATTTTTCTCGAGGCAGTTTATAAACTAAGCATTTATATACCCCTATTATGTATTTTTAAAGCGTCACAGGAGGTGGTCACAATTACAAAACAGCCGGTTTACGAGATACAAAATGTGGTAGCCTCTGTAACTCTAAACCAACGTTTAGACCTAGAGAGAATAGCAGAGCGCATACCCCATGCTGAGTATAGCCCGGAACATCCCAGGTCCCCGGACCTGGGATCCGAGAGTTCCCGGGGTTAGTGCTACGTCTGAACAGGCCTAAAACCGCTACGCTAATATTCTCTAGCGGGAAGATGGTTTGCACTGGAGCAAAGTCGGAGTCAGAGGTTAAAAAGGCAGTTAACAGCATAATAAAGCTCCTGAAGCAACACGGTATCGACATAAAGAACGAGCCGATAGTTGAGATCCAAAACATAGTTGCAAGTGCAAACCTGAAGGCGGGAGTTGATCTCGAGAGAGCCGCGTTCTTGCTTGAAAACGCAATGTATGAGCCAGAGCAGTTTCCGGGGCTGATCTACAGGATGAGAGAGCCAAAAGTAGTTCTACTGATTTTCAGTAGCGGAAAAGTCGTGTGCACAGGCGCTAAAAGAGAGGAAGAGGTCAAAGAGGCTGTCGACAAGATATACAATATCCTCAAGGAACACGGTGTCCTGCTCGAGGAGGAGTAGCCTAAACAGCAAAAGTTAAGATTACCTTTTTATCTCTCTGAGCCTGGGTGCACCCACTACGGTGGAAAAAGCGTACATAGTCAGGGAGGCACGTCGCGAAGACCTTGACGAGGTTATAAGGATCAATAGGGAAGTCTTACCCGAGAATTACCCTGCCTTCTATTTTGAAATGCACTTGAAAAACTTCGGGAAGGCGTTCCTCGTAGCGGAGATGAATGGAAAGATCGTCGGGTATGTAATGTGCAGAGTTGAGTATGACACTCTGTACACAAACCCCAACAAGGTTGGAAAAAGGGGACACATCATTTCGATAGCCGTGATCCCTGAGGCACAAGGAAAGGGTATCGGGACCGAGTTAATGACCAGGGCGTTGGAAAGCATGAAAAAGTACTACGGAGCAGAAGAGTACTACCTGGAGGTGCGTGTCAGCAACGAGATCGCTATTCGAGTTTACAAAAAACTGGGGTTTAACGTTGTTAAAGTTCTACCCAAATACTACCTTGACGGTGAAGATGCATATTTAATGGCTCGGCCTGCTTAGACTTTGACAACAGTATCTGCCTGCGAGTCATAGAGCGCGATTTGCGTCCAGTTGTACCCGCTTGGCGTCCTGATCACTGCCCAAACTGCGTAGTCTCCCGCTGACCTGTCTCCTGTTTGGTCTAGTGCTGTGTTTCCTGTTACTCCGTAGTAGTGCTGCGCCACTGTGGGGAGGGCTTTGGCGATGGCTTCCCCGCTGTACTGGCCTGCAGCCATCACCGAGAGGGCCACAAGCCAAGCAGCATCGTAAGCGTTCATTGCATAAGAGTGCGGGTATTCGCCAAACCTACTTCTAAACCTTTCAATAAACTCCTGTTGCTGAGGGTTACCAGCGGGCTGGAAGATCGTGCACGGAAACCCTCCGAGCATCACCAGCTGTCCGCCAACTTGGTCAGAGAGCTTTGTCGATAAAGCTACGCCGTCTGTTCCGAACCACTTGAGCTTTGAGAGTGTGGGGTTTTGGGCGGCTGCCTGGATTACTTTTATGCCGTCGTCCTCGAAGCTGATGAGCACTACTGCGGTGGAGGGGCCGAGCTTGGAGGCGGCTTCGGCGAGCCTAGCGACCTCGCCCGAGACGTCCTGGGCGTTGGGGTCGAAGGCGACGGCCTCGACGCTGCCGCCGAGCTCCCGGAACCTGGCGGCGAACGCCTCGAACAGCCCCTTACCCCACGCGTCGTTCCTGTAGATCACCGCAGCCCCCCGGAAGCCGCTGCTGAACACCAGCCTAGCCAGCGCCCGCCCCTGGTACACGTCGCTAGGCACAACCCTAAACACGTAGTCACCAGCAACAGCAAGCGAAATCGCAGTGGAGCCTACGCTTACTACTACGACTTTGTTTGCGTCTGCGAACTGCTTGACTTGGCTTACTTCGCTGCTCGCTTCAAGCCCTATGACGGCTTGTACTCCTTGGGCTGCGAGGGCCTGTATCTTGGCTCTAGCCTGCTCGGGGTTCGTGCCGGTGTCCTCGACGAGGAGCCTGAACCTGAAAGGCGACCCAACCTGCTCCGCGAAAGCATTAATATCCTCCACAGCAAGCTCGAGCGCGTGCATATCTCGCTTACCGTACGATTCCAAGTCTCCTGTGAGTTCGACTAACGCTCCTATGGGGACCACAACTGCCTGCACTCGAGTTGTATTTTGCTGTAGTGACGTGAGTGACGTGAAGTAAGAAAGCCCCAGAGCTACTCCAAGAAGCAGACCCACTATCATAGCGGCGGAGATTTTTATCGCGGCTCTAACGCTTTTTCTTTGGCTGGATTGATTCGCCTGCACGGTCAGTGTTGAAAAATCTAGCTTTTTAAGGATGGTGATACTTATAATTCTTCAACGAGTATTTGGCATATATCATATTGATTAATGTTTTGTTGTCAGATATAATAAGCTCAAAGGACATCCGTGAGGCAAAAAAGTTATAATCGTTCTTTTCCATGAGGAGTGGGGATATCTATGCCCATTAGGGACCCTGAAAAACTGCAACTGGCCCTAGATCACCACTTTAAAGTGAAGATCTGCAGAAGGTGTAATGCTCGTAATCCTTGGGAGGCCGAAAGGTGCCGTAGGTGCCACAGCAGGGATCTTCGGCCTAAGAGGTACAAGAAGTAGAAACGTTTTCTTTTTATCAAGCTTTTACTATGATAATCTTTGTGCAGAACTATGGGACGCATAGATAAGGGGGCCAAGTGCTCCGTAGAGGGGTGCGAAAGAGACGCTATCAGATCCATATCGCTCGAGAATTTCAAGAAGAGTGGTGTTTCCCTTAAGCTAAAGGAAGGTGTAAGACGGGTGTACCTCTGTCGAGAACACTACAAGGAATACAAGAAGAGCTATCGAAAAAACGTTTGGAGGATTGAGCGCTTTAACTGGTGACATCCGTGCTTTACCTTTTCTCGGTCAGGTACTCCGGTCCCGACGGAAAAGCTGTGATGTACTTCTACGACGATGAGACCGGCACTCTCAAAGCAGTGCCGGACTACAGCGGCCACAAGCCTTACCTGCTTACAGATTACACGCCTGAAGAGCTTATTGAGAAGTTCCCAGAAGTTTTACGGCACCCAGGTTTTAACAAAATTGAAGTTGTCGAGAAGTACGACGCTCTCAACGACCGATGGGTTATTATGACTAAGGTCGAGGCGCTTGACCCATTGTCTATCGGAGGTTCGTCTAAGAGCATAAGGGAAGTTCTCAAGGGGCACGCCTGGGAGGCTAAGATAAAGTACCATCACTGCTACATCTATGACAAGCATTTGATCCCTGGTATGCCCTACACTTTGACCAACGGTGAACCTAAACTGGCTGAAGTGGAGGTTCCGCAGGGCATAAGAGAGCTCGTTAAGACCTTAAGCGAGGATAAAGTGCAGGAAACTGAGATGCTTGAGTGGGCTAAACTTCTCAACGCTCCTATCCCGAAGATTCGACGAATAGCGATCGACATTGAAGTTGAGTCTGAGGCACTCCGCGTACCCAGCCCTAAATTAGCAGAAGACAGAGTAATCGCAGTCTCCTTTTATTCCTCCGACGGTCGGAAAGGCGTCTTCCTCCTAAAGAGGCGGAACATGAATGCAAGGGAGGCTCCAAAAATACCGAATGCCGATGTCAGGTTTTTTGAAGACGAGAAAGATCTCCTCCAGGCTGTTTTCTCATTACTCGACAGCTACCCGGTCGTTCTTACTTTTAACGGCGATAACTTCGACCTTCCTTACCTATACAACAGGGCTCTCAAGCTCGGCTTTAGGAAAGAAAACATCCCTATAGTGTGGAGCGAGAAGTCGGAGTACGCTGATCTCCGCAACTCGATTCACATAGACCTGTACAAGTTCTTCACTAATAAATCAATGAAAGTCTATGCCTTTGGCAACAAATACAGGGAGGGGCAGACCCTAGACGAGATAGCTTCAGCGCTGATAGGTAAGGGAAAAGTTAAACACGAGGACCTGATATCGGAGATGAGCTACGAAAGACTGGCTGAGTACAGTTTTCGTGACGCAGAGCTGACTTATGAGCTAACCGCCTTCAACGACGACCTTGTAATGAAGCTGATTATCCTCATGATGAGGATCTCGAAGTTGCCTATGGAGGACCTTACGCGCCACAATATCTCTGCATGGATTCGGAACATGTTCTACTTTGAACACAGACAGCGAGGGTGGCTAATCCCCAACCCAGAGGAGATCGTACAGCTAAAGGGAGAAACTTCGACTAGAGCTATAATAAAAGGCAAGAAATACCTTGGAGCGATAGTCATAGACCCCATACCTGGAGTCTACTTTAACGTGCTCGTAGTGGACTTTGCCAGCCTGTATCCCAGCGTGATAAAGACGGGTAATCTTAGCTATGAGACTGTCCGCTGCCCGCACGAGGAGTGCAAGAAGAACATTATACCCGGCACAACACACTGGGTGTGTACAAGGAAACGAGGTATGATGTCGTCGCTCATAGGCGTTCTGAGAGACCTGCGCGTCTACGTGTACAAAAAAGTGGCAAAAGAAAGCAAGGACAGCGCTGAAAAACAGCAGTACGAAGTTATCCAATCTGCTCTCAAGGTCTTCCTGAATGCAAGCTACGGAGTCTTCGGCTCTGAGGCCTTCCCATTGTATTGTCCCCCTGTGGCCGAGGGCACGACGGCTTTGGGTAGGTACGCGATTCTAAAGACTATGCGCAAAGCCGTTGATCTAGGTATCCCTGTTCTTTATGGTGACACAGACAGCCTCTTTCTGTGGAACCCCTCACGTGAACAGCTCGATAAACTTCTCCAATCAGTTTTAGACGAGCTGAAAATCGACCTAAGCATAGATAAGGAGTACAAGTGGGTCGTGTTCAGTGAGAGAAAGAAGAACTACCTAGGAGCACTCAAAGACGGGAAAGTGGATGTGAAGGGACTTGTTGGCAAGAAGCGAAACACTCCGGACTTCGTAAAGAACCTCTTTACAGAGATCACTTCACTACTCTCTAAGGCCGAGAACATAACCTCTTTCGAGGAAAGCATAGAGAAGGTTAGGGAGATCATCAGGCAGGCTATAAAGGAGCTTAAAAGTGGTGAAGTACCGCTCGACCAGCTTGCTTTCAATGTCGTGCTAACGAAAGACATCCAGGAGTACAACAAGACAACACCTCAGCACAAGAAAGCCGCTCAGCAACTTTTGTCAGAGTACCGTAAGCTCTACGGAAGCGTCCCGGTGAATATTACACGTGGTAGCATAGTCAGCTACGTTAAAACAAGGGATAAGCATGGCGTGAAACATCTCCAGCTGGCGAGGATCGACGAGGTAGATACTGAAAAATACTTAGAAGTGATGAAAACCACGCTGGAGCAAGTCCTGGACGCGCTTGAAATAAGCTTCGACGAGCTGCTCGGAGTCTCTTCCATCGATGAGTTCCTAAAAATCAAACAATGAGAAAAGAAATGCTCTATACTGAAACAGCTTCCTCTATTTTCTTCCTAGCCGCCTCAAAATCGGGCTGAGTCCCGATCACTGGAACCTTCGTTAATATATGCCTTACTTGCCCATCATCATATACCACGAAGACTTGAGGAATATCTGCGCCCCCCAACTCGTCCTTCTCACCGTACTTAGTCAGAAACACATAGTCTTCTTCCCTTTCCTCGAACTCTAGCCCCCTGCTCGCAGCAATCTCCTGACATATCTTCTTCAGCTTGTCATTAAAGCTAGCCCAAGAGGCTCCAACAAACACTATTTTCACAGGTTTTCCCATCGCGGCTCACCGCAAGCACTGAAAGGCTCTCCAATCCTCTATTTATATCCTCCGCTAGTACTCACAGGAACTTTTAATTTTCAGCAGCAATGCTACTATTTGATTCCCCTCACTTTTTTGTTTATTTCATGCTTATGCGCTTAGCTTCATCTGCCCCCGGTAGGGTAAGACCTTGGCAATGTGGCTGCATATCCTCGCCTTCTCGCTGTACCAGGGGTAGGTGTGGCCTAACTTGGGACCCCCTCGACGAGCCAGTGCTCCCCGCCAACCCTCTCCACCCTCCCAGCCAAAGCCTGTACGTGGCCCCGTAAATCCACTCCGCGGGCTTATCGAGGAAATAGAACTGCAGCTCCCCTAAGGCCTCGAGCAGGTCCCCCGCGCTCCTCGACTACCCTATCGCCGCACTGGCCGTAGAAGGCGAGCCCCATCAGCACCCAGGGCACTCTGCTCTCGCTACTCCTAGCCTTCAAGCGAGAGCACCCGCAGAGCCTTCTTAGTCAGCGATATAGTATGAGTTACTACTCTTCTTTCAGCATGTCGCTGATGCTTTTCACCTCTCCCCCTTTCTTGTAAACGATTTTTGTCTCAAGTCTTATAGGGAGACCTATCTCGCTGAAAACCCAGTATACTGTCTCTGCATTCATGTTGCCTTTTAGTCTTCCAGAGTAGTACAGTCTCCCCAACTTCTCCCCTATTTTCCTAGCCGTATCTCCATACTGTTCAACCGCTTTTTCAAACATCATCTTACCGTCATCTGTTAGATGCTCCAGAAATACTGCGTAGTAATCGGGCTCAGTTTTCTTGGCGTCTTTTTTTCCCAGCAACTCTTTCTGCATTCTTTGGAGCATTCTTCGTTTAATGATCTCAAGATCTATATCTCCACTCATCCTGCCTCACCCTTTCTCAATGAAGTTAACAATATAATGCTTGCACTAATATTTCATACAGGCCGGGTGGTAATAAGGTCGCCGCTCGAGGCGCTTCGCGCACGCGATGAAAAGCGGCAACCCACACCCGGTACAAACTAGCTTTTTTCTAGGGAAAATAGAGGGTGAGCCAATTCGCCAGGCTATACCCGTATATACATTCAACGATTCAGTAACTTTAACTGCTTTAACCCCGCTGAAGATCGGGCTATAGAACGTATTTCCTAAATGTTCCCAACACGAGAAGTGGGCCGGCCGGGATTTGAACCCGGGACCCCCCGGTTATCAGCCGGATGCTCTACCTGGCTGAGCCACCGGCCCTAGGCGCTGCGACTAATTCAATTACCTAGCTCAGTTATTTAATCTTTTGGTCCGCACGTGATTAGTTTTCCGTATACGAGAAGATTGTGCAAGCCTTACTCGCGCTTTTAGGTTCAGGCAATAAGTGTACTGTTTAAGGCGCCCCGGCCGGGATTCGAACCCGGGTTCTGCGGCTCTCTGCCGGAGCTACCGGCGACAGGCCGCCACTCCAGGACAGGGTCTTCCTGGGCCACTAGACGACCGGGGCTAATCGCAGTTACCTAAAAGGGGTTATTAAATTTTTACCCTAAGGAAGCTCAGCCTCACAACCCCCCTTTCGGCCAACTTCTTCCCGGAGAGAAAGATTTATGATACCTTTATCCCCTGTTTGTGTGGGGGCCGGTAGCTCAGCTAGGTAGAGCGGCGGTCGCTCAGAACAGGCCGAGGCTCCAGACCCGTAGGTCGGGGGTTCAAGTCCCTCCCGGCCCACCACTCCCTTTTTGGGAGTTAGGGCTTAGACGGCGATTTTTGCAGAAATTTTGCTAGAAGGAGTCTGATTATAGAGTCATTTAATTCAATCTGGCTTGATACTGCGATTAAAGTTACATCAAGCTGCACACAGGGGTTTCTAAGCATGCTAATAATCTCCCTTTTGATGTCTTTCGCAGCTTTAGTGGATTTCACAGCTATTGTTCTGCCGTCAATGTAATCACTTTTCCTAACGACGAGAGACCTCCTATCGGTGAACGTTAGGCTGCACGACCCCCTAGCGATCATGTAGTCGTACAGATCTGTGTCCGGAATTGCCAATATCATCACTAACCAGTCTCCTCTACGAAGTGAGTCCTTAAGATCCTTAGACAGATCGAAAGCCGATTTAGTCGCTGAAACAGCCAATATGCAGTCCCCTCGAGGAGTAAGATCATTATCTCTTGTGATCTCCAGCGTAGTTGCATGAAAGGCTTTTACATTAGGGTGCCCGAACGCTTTCAACTTTTCAACAGCAACTATTGCCTGCATCGA from Infirmifilum sp. NZ encodes:
- a CDS encoding DNA-directed DNA polymerase I gives rise to the protein MTSVLYLFSVRYSGPDGKAVMYFYDDETGTLKAVPDYSGHKPYLLTDYTPEELIEKFPEVLRHPGFNKIEVVEKYDALNDRWVIMTKVEALDPLSIGGSSKSIREVLKGHAWEAKIKYHHCYIYDKHLIPGMPYTLTNGEPKLAEVEVPQGIRELVKTLSEDKVQETEMLEWAKLLNAPIPKIRRIAIDIEVESEALRVPSPKLAEDRVIAVSFYSSDGRKGVFLLKRRNMNAREAPKIPNADVRFFEDEKDLLQAVFSLLDSYPVVLTFNGDNFDLPYLYNRALKLGFRKENIPIVWSEKSEYADLRNSIHIDLYKFFTNKSMKVYAFGNKYREGQTLDEIASALIGKGKVKHEDLISEMSYERLAEYSFRDAELTYELTAFNDDLVMKLIILMMRISKLPMEDLTRHNISAWIRNMFYFEHRQRGWLIPNPEEIVQLKGETSTRAIIKGKKYLGAIVIDPIPGVYFNVLVVDFASLYPSVIKTGNLSYETVRCPHEECKKNIIPGTTHWVCTRKRGMMSSLIGVLRDLRVYVYKKVAKESKDSAEKQQYEVIQSALKVFLNASYGVFGSEAFPLYCPPVAEGTTALGRYAILKTMRKAVDLGIPVLYGDTDSLFLWNPSREQLDKLLQSVLDELKIDLSIDKEYKWVVFSERKKNYLGALKDGKVDVKGLVGKKRNTPDFVKNLFTEITSLLSKAENITSFEESIEKVREIIRQAIKELKSGEVPLDQLAFNVVLTKDIQEYNKTTPQHKKAAQQLLSEYRKLYGSVPVNITRGSIVSYVKTRDKHGVKHLQLARIDEVDTEKYLEVMKTTLEQVLDALEISFDELLGVSSIDEFLKIKQ
- a CDS encoding DUF371 domain-containing protein — encoded protein: MQAIVAVEKLKAFGHPNVKAFHATTLEITRDNDLTPRGDCILAVSATKSAFDLSKDLKDSLRRGDWLVMILAIPDTDLYDYMIARGSCSLTFTDRRSLVVRKSDYIDGRTIAVKSTKAAKDIKREIISMLRNPCVQLDVTLIAVSSQIELNDSIIRLLLAKFLQKSPSKP
- the rimI gene encoding ribosomal protein S18-alanine N-acetyltransferase yields the protein MEKAYIVREARREDLDEVIRINREVLPENYPAFYFEMHLKNFGKAFLVAEMNGKIVGYVMCRVEYDTLYTNPNKVGKRGHIISIAVIPEAQGKGIGTELMTRALESMKKYYGAEEYYLEVRVSNEIAIRVYKKLGFNVVKVLPKYYLDGEDAYLMARPA
- the thsA gene encoding thermosome subunit alpha produces the protein MAQPAGQIPVLILKEGTQRTTGRDARKANIYAARVIAEALASSLGPRGMDKLLVDSFGNATITGDGATILKEMEVQHPAAKMLVEVAKAQDDEVGDGTTSVVVLAGQLLTAAEELIDQDVHPTVITEGFEKALVEATRIVDEIAEKVDPLDRNVLEKISQTALSSKVVAEFKEFLSKIIVDAALQVVEKKDGGYKLSLDDIKVEKKRGESITETVLVKGIVLDKEVVHPAMPKRVENAKIALLDAPLEIEKPEWTAKINVTTPEQLKMFLDQEAEILRKKVEKIKESGANVVFCQKGIDDVAQYYLAKAGILAVRRVKKSDMEKLARATGARILTRVEDITPEALGTAKLVEERKVADEKMVFVEGCPNPKSVTILVRGGAEHIVDEAERAIHDALSVVRNVIQEPKVVAGGGAVEIELAMRLRDFARTLPSKEQLAVLKYAEALENFVAILAQNSGVEPIDVLADLKRLHAKGEKWAGINAYTGKIENMFNAGVLEPANVKKQVLKSATEAAIMILRIDDIIAAQPPKSKEKGKEKESEHKGESEFD
- a CDS encoding signal peptidase I; translated protein: MPSRANDGHAKESVVFILVLLISVLLIFSLSYILRTQVPLAVVSSWSMEPTLHVGDIVVVVGSESYSVGDIVVYESPSGLIVHRIVLIAGNTYVTKGDANPYPDSLHPSFSSIKGKVVLVIPYIGTIKLAFESLIRG
- a CDS encoding ABC transporter substrate-binding protein, with the protein product MQANQSSQRKSVRAAIKISAAMIVGLLLGVALGLSYFTSLTSLQQNTTRVQAVVVPIGALVELTGDLESYGKRDMHALELAVEDINAFAEQVGSPFRFRLLVEDTGTNPEQARAKIQALAAQGVQAVIGLEASSEVSQVKQFADANKVVVVSVGSTAISLAVAGDYVFRVVPSDVYQGRALARLVFSSGFRGAAVIYRNDAWGKGLFEAFAARFRELGGSVEAVAFDPNAQDVSGEVARLAEAASKLGPSTAVVLISFEDDGIKVIQAAAQNPTLSKLKWFGTDGVALSTKLSDQVGGQLVMLGGFPCTIFQPAGNPQQQEFIERFRSRFGEYPHSYAMNAYDAAWLVALSVMAAGQYSGEAIAKALPTVAQHYYGVTGNTALDQTGDRSAGDYAVWAVIRTPSGYNWTQIALYDSQADTVVKV
- a CDS encoding 50S ribosomal protein L40e, with product MPIRDPEKLQLALDHHFKVKICRRCNARNPWEAERCRRCHSRDLRPKRYKK